The genome window CTACGATCCGACTTCTCAGGCGCCCGGCGCGCTCCGGGTCGGGGGCGCGCCCTGGCCGGCGCGGGCGACGACCCGGGCCAGGCGGAAGCGCACGGCGAGACCGACCCGCACGACCACGCGCAGCGGCCACCAGCGCGGCCCGGACCAGCGCCGCGAGACGTAGCGCCGGGCCGACAGGTGGTGGGCCCGGAGCATCGGCGTCGGCTCCGAGCGCCAGGTGTGCCCCCCGACGTGGGTGACCCGGGCGCCCGGCACGTACACCGACGCCCAGCCCGCGGCCGCGAGCCGCTCCCCCAGGTCGAGGTCCTCGAAGAACATGAAGTAGCCCTCGTCGAAGCCGCCGACCGCGTCGAACGCCTCGCGGCGCAGCAGCAGGCACGACCCGGACAGCCACCCGGTCTCGCGCTCGGTCACCGCCTCGGACTCCTGCCGGTAGGCGCGCGTCCACGGGTTCCCGGCCCAGGCCCAGCCGAGCAGGGCGTGCC of Aquipuribacter hungaricus contains these proteins:
- a CDS encoding glycosyltransferase family 2 protein, with the protein product MSTDQPVGAGATAPAGALEPVDVVVVTYSPGETLPRFLDSLAVSTVRETRVVAADNGSTDGVPEAEAAAGRVELLPTGGNLGYGTAANRGAAGGTAPWLVVANPDIEWAPGALDRLVEAGERHPRGGAFGPLVQSPDGALYPSARSLPSLGRGIGHALLGWAWAGNPWTRAYRQESEAVTERETGWLSGSCLLLRREAFDAVGGFDEGYFMFFEDLDLGERLAAAGWASVYVPGARVTHVGGHTWRSEPTPMLRAHHLSARRYVSRRWSGPRWWPLRVVVRVGLAVRFRLARVVARAGQGAPPTRSAPGA